The Cygnus olor isolate bCygOlo1 chromosome 18, bCygOlo1.pri.v2, whole genome shotgun sequence genome includes a window with the following:
- the FBF1 gene encoding fas-binding factor 1 isoform X3: MAAKSKKSLRGSIDDVLGDLLGYDDEAPVKSTRPSQPAVVSSGRARGTSLQAGKKSFPEDDFFSKLPAEDVEAAEGSSVSDADPQAVLQTLKDMDDMEADLLGISKPSSGPGKADTKGPGKCDSSEGAVKTSGKVPAPEKGESEPLTEKKPLSSPPASRPYKKFNFEDLDDPLAGLLSDEEQDAPKKPAPRGCESVPEKKTEPSKDKEPPPPQTPLHAAAPVRRREELTFEDDGDDLMDALGFGNSPKGDQKRGKKAEEEEVRPARSKLDELLGRGSVAKILEWPGTGECKEFKLDKKYQKQPEKEEGWDEEEFVFGAYQPTVASTPEGRPSRRQSVRFSSENVSEPKLDSRSKPPPAASQSSVRASRAGGDWLGLKDEDFLDSEPPSPAKASPVVSSCQLPATEEEAPKSTHVEEENWLSAALSRKKAQAQAKAQERSAAPLETPSKKTDPHPPTSQPTTNAGAPPPPQAAALQDKAAGADSSGHPVPWLSTATQASAHPSEPAKGDPPRDASANGPAAASPAKQEVLGPAPLAQAESPAQGSLHERRLGAPSAQVYQDVTGYQATLLSTQARVVELESQVRMLELERTQHKLLLESLKQRHQEDLDLLERAHRSQMKVVEETYGQREERLRREKEQLAAQLLSQSQDAERARAELVAQHQQRVATLEQQSARELERLRELQRSSVQEMRKDHEEQLQRLKRLKDQEIDAVTSATSHTRSLNGVIEQMEKFSSDLHNLSHKVEATHHTTSQELAMGARQRDEQLRVLQDRLSQQQRDMEEERSRLQEVIAKMEARLSEQTRLLEQERWRATAEQSKVESLQHSLEEQRRVMTQQLSMERAELERAKSALLEEQKSVMQKCSEERRKLAVEWAEFHTQQQLSKERMERDIDRALQMDSQREGTIMSLAKEQAELKIRGRELKAKEEQLARDRELLDEAWHELRLEKEKVKGAALRIRQREEEFKSINKLSSQKYEEGEQALREACRLESEHQTRLQVMQQHLEQLKQQEQRLHQERLSMAHQRRQLEQLREELPTNPTLLLPTDQDLGAPTKGLSGMLSFPPPARAFPGHRSGGTAGPAELYAKLLLLKHRAQQDRDFLEDERFFLETLTKASYNTSPLSA, encoded by the exons ATG GCTGCAAAGTCCAAGAAAAGTTTAAGAG GTTCCATTGATGATGTGCTGGGTGACCTCCTGGGATATGATG ACGAAGCCCCTGTTAAATCTACTAGACCTTCCCAGCCGGCTGTTGTCAGCAGTGGGAGAGCCCGGGGCACCAGCTTGCAGGCCGGCAAGAA GTCCTTTCCAGAGGATGATTTCTTCAGCAAACTCCCTGCAGAGGATGTGGAAGCTGCAGAG GGATCCAGTGTCTCCGATGCAGACCCACAAGCTGTGCTGCAAACCCTGAAG GACATGGATGACATGGAAGCTGATCTCCTGGGAATATCAAAACCCAGTTCTGGGCCTGGGAAGGCAGACACAAAAGGCCCTGGGAAATGTGACTCCTCTGAAGGAGCAGTAAAAACTTCAGGGAAGGTGCCAGCTCCTGAGAAAG GAGAGTCTGAACCTCTGACGGAAAAGAAGCCACTCTCATCCCCACCTGCTTCCCGACCGTATAAGAAATTTAACTTTGAAG ATTTAGACGATCCTTTAGCTGGGCTTTTATCTGATGAGGAGCAGGATGCTCCCAAGAAGCCAGCTCCAAGAGGCTGTGAAAGTGTccctgagaaaaaaacagaaccgAGCAAAGACAAAG AGCCACCCCCACCCCAGACACCCCTTCACGCGGCAGCCCCAGTCCGGAGGAGGGAGGAGCTCACATTTGAAGATGATGGTGATGACCTGATGGATGCACTGGGATTTGGTAACAGCCCAAAAGGAGACCAGAAGCGgggaaagaaggcagaaga GGAGGAGGTGCGTCCAGCCCGCTCCAAGCTGGATGAGTTACTGGGAAGAGGCTCCGTCGCCAAAATCCTGGAGTGGCCGGGCACGGGAGAGTGCAAGGAGTTCAAACTGGATAAGAAATACCAAAAGCAGCCAG agaaggaagagggcTGGGACGAGGAGGAGTTTGTCTTTGGAGCCTACCAGCCCACGGTGGCCTCCACGCCCGAGGGCCGGCCGTCAAGGAGGCAGTCTGTGAG GTTTTCATCTGAGAACGTCAGCGAACCAAAACTGGACTCACGCTCCaaacctcctcctgcagccagccagaGCTCCGTGCgggccagcagggctgggggtgacTGGCTGGGCCTGAAGGATGAGGACTTTCTGGATTCGGAGCCACCATCTCCAGCTAAGGCCAGTCCTGTGGTgagctcctgccagctcccagccacgGAGGAAGAAGCCCCTAAATCCACCCATGTGGAAGAGGAGAACTGGCTGAGTGCTGCTTTGTCTCGCAAGAAAGCCCAAGCACAGGCAAAGGCCCAGGAGAGAAGTGCTGCGCCCTTGGAGACCCCGAGCAAAAAAACAGACCCCCACCCTCCCACCAG CCAGCCAACCACCAACGCAggagcaccaccaccaccgcaggcagctgccctgcaggacAAGGCAGCGGGTGCAGACAGCTCTGG GCACCCGGTCCCCTGGCTCAGCACTGCGACACAAGCTTCAGCTCACCCGTCGGAGCCTGCAAAGGGAGATCCCCCAAGAGACGCCAGCGCCAACG gccctgcagcagcatccccagcaaagcaggaggtgctgggccCTGCCCCACTTGCTCAG GCTGAGTCCCCAGCCCAGGGCTCGCTGCAcgagaggaggctgggggctcCCTCAGCGCAGGTCTATCAGGATGTGACGGGCTATCAGGCGACACTGCTCAGCACCCAGGCCCGTGTGGTGGAGCTGGAGAGTCAG GTCCGGATGCTGGAGCTGGAGCGGACGCAGCACAAGCTGTTGCTGGAGAGTCTCAAGCAGCGGCACCAGGAGGACCTGGATCTCCTTGAGAGAGCACACAG GAGCCAGATGAAGGTGGTGGAGGAGACTTACGGGCAGCGAGAGGAGAGGCTGCGGCGGGAGAAGGAGCAGCTGGCGGCccagctgctgtcacagagCCAGGACGCAGAGCGGGCCCGGGCAGAGCTggtggcacagcaccagcagcgtGTGGCCACGCTGGAGCAGCAGAGCGCAcgggagctggagcggctgcgaGAGCTGCAGAG GTCGTCTGTTCAGGAGATGCGCAAAGACCACGAAGAGCAGCTCCAGCGGCTGAAGCGGCTCAAAGACCAGGAGATCGATGCGGTGACCAGCGCCACTTCGCACACCAG GTCTCTGAATGGTGTCATTGAGCAGATGGAGAAGTTCTCCAGCGACCTGCATAACCTCTCGCACAAGGTGGAGGCCACGCACCACACCACCTCCCAGGAGCTGGCCATGGGGGCACGGCAGCGGGACGAGCAGCTCAGGG tGCTCCAGGACAGGctgtcacagcagcagagggacATGGAGGAGGAGCGGAGCCGACTCCAGGAGGTGATCGCCAAAATGGAGGCCAGGCTGAGCGAGCAGACTcggctgctggagcag GAGCGATGGAGGGCGACAGCAGAGCAATCCAAGGTGGAATCGCTGCAGCACTCACTGGAGGAGCAGCGGCGAGTGATGACCCAGCAGCTCTCCATGGAGcgagcagagctggagagggCGAAG AGCGCTttgctggaggagcagaagTCGGTGATGCAGAAGTGCTCAGAGGAGCGCCGGAAGCTGGCAGTGGAGTGGGCCGAATTCcacacccagcagcagctgagcaaggAGCGGATGGAGCGTGATATAGACCGAGCCCTGCAGATGGACTCCCAGAGAGAGGGCACCATCATGAGCCTGGCCAAG gagcaggcagagctgaagaTACGGGGCCGTGAGCTGAAGGCCAAGGAGGAGCAGCTGGCGAgggacagggagctgctggaCGAGGCCTGGCACGAGCTGaggctggagaaggagaaggtgaaAGGGGCCGCGCTGCGCATCCGGCAGCGGGAGGAGGAGTTCAAAAGCATAAACAAG CTCTCATCCCAGAAGTACGAGGAAGGGGAGCAAGCCCTGCGGGAGGCGTGCAGGCTGGAGTCCGAGCACCAGACCCGGCTGCAGGTCATGCAGCAGCATctggagcagctgaagcagcaggaacagcGTCTGCAC caggagcggCTGAGCATGGCTCACCAGAGGAGGCAGCTCGAGCAGCTGCGCGAGGAGCTGCCCACCAaccccacgctgctgctgcccacagaCCAGGACCTCGGTGCCCCCACCAAGGGCCTCTCCGGCATGCTGA GCTTTCCACCTCCTGCTAGGGCATTCCCCGGGCACAGGAGTGGAGGCACGGCCGGCCCCGCAGAGCTCTACgccaaactgctgctgctgaagcacagGGCCCAGCAG GACCGCGATTTCCTGGAGGACGAGCGGTTCTTCCTGGAGACCCTGACAAAAGCATCCTACAACACGTCGCCTCTGTCAGCCTGA
- the FBF1 gene encoding fas-binding factor 1 isoform X1: protein MAAKSKKSLRGSIDDVLGDLLGYDDEAPVKSTRPSQPAVVSSGRARGTSLQAGKKSFPEDDFFSKLPAEDVEAAEGSSVSDADPQAVLQTLKDMDDMEADLLGISKPSSGPGKADTKGPGKCDSSEGAVKTSGKVPAPEKGESEPLTEKKPLSSPPASRPYKKFNFEDLDDPLAGLLSDEEQDAPKKPAPRGCESVPEKKTEPSKDKEPPPPQTPLHAAAPVRRREELTFEDDGDDLMDALGFGNSPKGDQKRGKKAEEEEVRPARSKLDELLGRGSVAKILEWPGTGECKEFKLDKKYQKQPEKEEGWDEEEFVFGAYQPTVASTPEGRPSRRQSVRFSSENVSEPKLDSRSKPPPAASQSSVRASRAGGDWLGLKDEDFLDSEPPSPAKASPVVSSCQLPATEEEAPKSTHVEEENWLSAALSRKKAQAQAKAQERSAAPLETPSKKTDPHPPTSQPTTNAGAPPPPQAAALQDKAAGADSSGHPVPWLSTATQASAHPSEPAKGDPPRDASANGPAAASPAKQEVLGPAPLAQVTTPRAPLQAAPQLQAESPAQGSLHERRLGAPSAQVYQDVTGYQATLLSTQARVVELESQVRMLELERTQHKLLLESLKQRHQEDLDLLERAHRSQMKVVEETYGQREERLRREKEQLAAQLLSQSQDAERARAELVAQHQQRVATLEQQSARELERLRELQRSSVQEMRKDHEEQLQRLKRLKDQEIDAVTSATSHTRSLNGVIEQMEKFSSDLHNLSHKVEATHHTTSQELAMGARQRDEQLRVLQDRLSQQQRDMEEERSRLQEVIAKMEARLSEQTRLLEQERWRATAEQSKVESLQHSLEEQRRVMTQQLSMERAELERAKSALLEEQKSVMQKCSEERRKLAVEWAEFHTQQQLSKERMERDIDRALQMDSQREGTIMSLAKEQAELKIRGRELKAKEEQLARDRELLDEAWHELRLEKEKVKGAALRIRQREEEFKSINKLSSQKYEEGEQALREACRLESEHQTRLQVMQQHLEQLKQQEQRLHRERLSMAHQRRQLEQLREELPTNPTLLLPTDQDLGAPTKGLSGMLSFPPPARAFPGHRSGGTAGPAELYAKLLLLKHRAQQDRDFLEDERFFLETLTKASYNTSPLSA, encoded by the exons ATG GCTGCAAAGTCCAAGAAAAGTTTAAGAG GTTCCATTGATGATGTGCTGGGTGACCTCCTGGGATATGATG ACGAAGCCCCTGTTAAATCTACTAGACCTTCCCAGCCGGCTGTTGTCAGCAGTGGGAGAGCCCGGGGCACCAGCTTGCAGGCCGGCAAGAA GTCCTTTCCAGAGGATGATTTCTTCAGCAAACTCCCTGCAGAGGATGTGGAAGCTGCAGAG GGATCCAGTGTCTCCGATGCAGACCCACAAGCTGTGCTGCAAACCCTGAAG GACATGGATGACATGGAAGCTGATCTCCTGGGAATATCAAAACCCAGTTCTGGGCCTGGGAAGGCAGACACAAAAGGCCCTGGGAAATGTGACTCCTCTGAAGGAGCAGTAAAAACTTCAGGGAAGGTGCCAGCTCCTGAGAAAG GAGAGTCTGAACCTCTGACGGAAAAGAAGCCACTCTCATCCCCACCTGCTTCCCGACCGTATAAGAAATTTAACTTTGAAG ATTTAGACGATCCTTTAGCTGGGCTTTTATCTGATGAGGAGCAGGATGCTCCCAAGAAGCCAGCTCCAAGAGGCTGTGAAAGTGTccctgagaaaaaaacagaaccgAGCAAAGACAAAG AGCCACCCCCACCCCAGACACCCCTTCACGCGGCAGCCCCAGTCCGGAGGAGGGAGGAGCTCACATTTGAAGATGATGGTGATGACCTGATGGATGCACTGGGATTTGGTAACAGCCCAAAAGGAGACCAGAAGCGgggaaagaaggcagaaga GGAGGAGGTGCGTCCAGCCCGCTCCAAGCTGGATGAGTTACTGGGAAGAGGCTCCGTCGCCAAAATCCTGGAGTGGCCGGGCACGGGAGAGTGCAAGGAGTTCAAACTGGATAAGAAATACCAAAAGCAGCCAG agaaggaagagggcTGGGACGAGGAGGAGTTTGTCTTTGGAGCCTACCAGCCCACGGTGGCCTCCACGCCCGAGGGCCGGCCGTCAAGGAGGCAGTCTGTGAG GTTTTCATCTGAGAACGTCAGCGAACCAAAACTGGACTCACGCTCCaaacctcctcctgcagccagccagaGCTCCGTGCgggccagcagggctgggggtgacTGGCTGGGCCTGAAGGATGAGGACTTTCTGGATTCGGAGCCACCATCTCCAGCTAAGGCCAGTCCTGTGGTgagctcctgccagctcccagccacgGAGGAAGAAGCCCCTAAATCCACCCATGTGGAAGAGGAGAACTGGCTGAGTGCTGCTTTGTCTCGCAAGAAAGCCCAAGCACAGGCAAAGGCCCAGGAGAGAAGTGCTGCGCCCTTGGAGACCCCGAGCAAAAAAACAGACCCCCACCCTCCCACCAG CCAGCCAACCACCAACGCAggagcaccaccaccaccgcaggcagctgccctgcaggacAAGGCAGCGGGTGCAGACAGCTCTGG GCACCCGGTCCCCTGGCTCAGCACTGCGACACAAGCTTCAGCTCACCCGTCGGAGCCTGCAAAGGGAGATCCCCCAAGAGACGCCAGCGCCAACG gccctgcagcagcatccccagcaaagcaggaggtgctgggccCTGCCCCACTTGCTCAG GTTACCACCCCCAGGGCACCCCTTCAGGCTGCCCCGCAGCTGCAG GCTGAGTCCCCAGCCCAGGGCTCGCTGCAcgagaggaggctgggggctcCCTCAGCGCAGGTCTATCAGGATGTGACGGGCTATCAGGCGACACTGCTCAGCACCCAGGCCCGTGTGGTGGAGCTGGAGAGTCAG GTCCGGATGCTGGAGCTGGAGCGGACGCAGCACAAGCTGTTGCTGGAGAGTCTCAAGCAGCGGCACCAGGAGGACCTGGATCTCCTTGAGAGAGCACACAG GAGCCAGATGAAGGTGGTGGAGGAGACTTACGGGCAGCGAGAGGAGAGGCTGCGGCGGGAGAAGGAGCAGCTGGCGGCccagctgctgtcacagagCCAGGACGCAGAGCGGGCCCGGGCAGAGCTggtggcacagcaccagcagcgtGTGGCCACGCTGGAGCAGCAGAGCGCAcgggagctggagcggctgcgaGAGCTGCAGAG GTCGTCTGTTCAGGAGATGCGCAAAGACCACGAAGAGCAGCTCCAGCGGCTGAAGCGGCTCAAAGACCAGGAGATCGATGCGGTGACCAGCGCCACTTCGCACACCAG GTCTCTGAATGGTGTCATTGAGCAGATGGAGAAGTTCTCCAGCGACCTGCATAACCTCTCGCACAAGGTGGAGGCCACGCACCACACCACCTCCCAGGAGCTGGCCATGGGGGCACGGCAGCGGGACGAGCAGCTCAGGG tGCTCCAGGACAGGctgtcacagcagcagagggacATGGAGGAGGAGCGGAGCCGACTCCAGGAGGTGATCGCCAAAATGGAGGCCAGGCTGAGCGAGCAGACTcggctgctggagcag GAGCGATGGAGGGCGACAGCAGAGCAATCCAAGGTGGAATCGCTGCAGCACTCACTGGAGGAGCAGCGGCGAGTGATGACCCAGCAGCTCTCCATGGAGcgagcagagctggagagggCGAAG AGCGCTttgctggaggagcagaagTCGGTGATGCAGAAGTGCTCAGAGGAGCGCCGGAAGCTGGCAGTGGAGTGGGCCGAATTCcacacccagcagcagctgagcaaggAGCGGATGGAGCGTGATATAGACCGAGCCCTGCAGATGGACTCCCAGAGAGAGGGCACCATCATGAGCCTGGCCAAG gagcaggcagagctgaagaTACGGGGCCGTGAGCTGAAGGCCAAGGAGGAGCAGCTGGCGAgggacagggagctgctggaCGAGGCCTGGCACGAGCTGaggctggagaaggagaaggtgaaAGGGGCCGCGCTGCGCATCCGGCAGCGGGAGGAGGAGTTCAAAAGCATAAACAAG CTCTCATCCCAGAAGTACGAGGAAGGGGAGCAAGCCCTGCGGGAGGCGTGCAGGCTGGAGTCCGAGCACCAGACCCGGCTGCAGGTCATGCAGCAGCATctggagcagctgaagcagcaggaacagcGTCTGCACAGG gagcggCTGAGCATGGCTCACCAGAGGAGGCAGCTCGAGCAGCTGCGCGAGGAGCTGCCCACCAaccccacgctgctgctgcccacagaCCAGGACCTCGGTGCCCCCACCAAGGGCCTCTCCGGCATGCTGA GCTTTCCACCTCCTGCTAGGGCATTCCCCGGGCACAGGAGTGGAGGCACGGCCGGCCCCGCAGAGCTCTACgccaaactgctgctgctgaagcacagGGCCCAGCAG GACCGCGATTTCCTGGAGGACGAGCGGTTCTTCCTGGAGACCCTGACAAAAGCATCCTACAACACGTCGCCTCTGTCAGCCTGA
- the FBF1 gene encoding fas-binding factor 1 isoform X2 — translation MAAKSKKSLRGSIDDVLGDLLGYDDEAPVKSTRPSQPAVVSSGRARGTSLQAGKKSFPEDDFFSKLPAEDVEAAEGSSVSDADPQAVLQTLKDMDDMEADLLGISKPSSGPGKADTKGPGKCDSSEGAVKTSGKVPAPEKGESEPLTEKKPLSSPPASRPYKKFNFEDLDDPLAGLLSDEEQDAPKKPAPRGCESVPEKKTEPSKDKEPPPPQTPLHAAAPVRRREELTFEDDGDDLMDALGFGNSPKGDQKRGKKAEEEEVRPARSKLDELLGRGSVAKILEWPGTGECKEFKLDKKYQKQPEKEEGWDEEEFVFGAYQPTVASTPEGRPSRRQSVRFSSENVSEPKLDSRSKPPPAASQSSVRASRAGGDWLGLKDEDFLDSEPPSPAKASPVVSSCQLPATEEEAPKSTHVEEENWLSAALSRKKAQAQAKAQERSAAPLETPSKKTDPHPPTSQPTTNAGAPPPPQAAALQDKAAGADSSGHPVPWLSTATQASAHPSEPAKGDPPRDASANGPAAASPAKQEVLGPAPLAQVTTPRAPLQAAPQLQAESPAQGSLHERRLGAPSAQVYQDVTGYQATLLSTQARVVELESQVRMLELERTQHKLLLESLKQRHQEDLDLLERAHRSQMKVVEETYGQREERLRREKEQLAAQLLSQSQDAERARAELVAQHQQRVATLEQQSARELERLRELQRSSVQEMRKDHEEQLQRLKRLKDQEIDAVTSATSHTRSLNGVIEQMEKFSSDLHNLSHKVEATHHTTSQELAMGARQRDEQLRVLQDRLSQQQRDMEEERSRLQEVIAKMEARLSEQTRLLEQERWRATAEQSKVESLQHSLEEQRRVMTQQLSMERAELERAKSALLEEQKSVMQKCSEERRKLAVEWAEFHTQQQLSKERMERDIDRALQMDSQREGTIMSLAKEQAELKIRGRELKAKEEQLARDRELLDEAWHELRLEKEKVKGAALRIRQREEEFKSINKLSSQKYEEGEQALREACRLESEHQTRLQVMQQHLEQLKQQEQRLHQERLSMAHQRRQLEQLREELPTNPTLLLPTDQDLGAPTKGLSGMLSFPPPARAFPGHRSGGTAGPAELYAKLLLLKHRAQQDRDFLEDERFFLETLTKASYNTSPLSA, via the exons ATG GCTGCAAAGTCCAAGAAAAGTTTAAGAG GTTCCATTGATGATGTGCTGGGTGACCTCCTGGGATATGATG ACGAAGCCCCTGTTAAATCTACTAGACCTTCCCAGCCGGCTGTTGTCAGCAGTGGGAGAGCCCGGGGCACCAGCTTGCAGGCCGGCAAGAA GTCCTTTCCAGAGGATGATTTCTTCAGCAAACTCCCTGCAGAGGATGTGGAAGCTGCAGAG GGATCCAGTGTCTCCGATGCAGACCCACAAGCTGTGCTGCAAACCCTGAAG GACATGGATGACATGGAAGCTGATCTCCTGGGAATATCAAAACCCAGTTCTGGGCCTGGGAAGGCAGACACAAAAGGCCCTGGGAAATGTGACTCCTCTGAAGGAGCAGTAAAAACTTCAGGGAAGGTGCCAGCTCCTGAGAAAG GAGAGTCTGAACCTCTGACGGAAAAGAAGCCACTCTCATCCCCACCTGCTTCCCGACCGTATAAGAAATTTAACTTTGAAG ATTTAGACGATCCTTTAGCTGGGCTTTTATCTGATGAGGAGCAGGATGCTCCCAAGAAGCCAGCTCCAAGAGGCTGTGAAAGTGTccctgagaaaaaaacagaaccgAGCAAAGACAAAG AGCCACCCCCACCCCAGACACCCCTTCACGCGGCAGCCCCAGTCCGGAGGAGGGAGGAGCTCACATTTGAAGATGATGGTGATGACCTGATGGATGCACTGGGATTTGGTAACAGCCCAAAAGGAGACCAGAAGCGgggaaagaaggcagaaga GGAGGAGGTGCGTCCAGCCCGCTCCAAGCTGGATGAGTTACTGGGAAGAGGCTCCGTCGCCAAAATCCTGGAGTGGCCGGGCACGGGAGAGTGCAAGGAGTTCAAACTGGATAAGAAATACCAAAAGCAGCCAG agaaggaagagggcTGGGACGAGGAGGAGTTTGTCTTTGGAGCCTACCAGCCCACGGTGGCCTCCACGCCCGAGGGCCGGCCGTCAAGGAGGCAGTCTGTGAG GTTTTCATCTGAGAACGTCAGCGAACCAAAACTGGACTCACGCTCCaaacctcctcctgcagccagccagaGCTCCGTGCgggccagcagggctgggggtgacTGGCTGGGCCTGAAGGATGAGGACTTTCTGGATTCGGAGCCACCATCTCCAGCTAAGGCCAGTCCTGTGGTgagctcctgccagctcccagccacgGAGGAAGAAGCCCCTAAATCCACCCATGTGGAAGAGGAGAACTGGCTGAGTGCTGCTTTGTCTCGCAAGAAAGCCCAAGCACAGGCAAAGGCCCAGGAGAGAAGTGCTGCGCCCTTGGAGACCCCGAGCAAAAAAACAGACCCCCACCCTCCCACCAG CCAGCCAACCACCAACGCAggagcaccaccaccaccgcaggcagctgccctgcaggacAAGGCAGCGGGTGCAGACAGCTCTGG GCACCCGGTCCCCTGGCTCAGCACTGCGACACAAGCTTCAGCTCACCCGTCGGAGCCTGCAAAGGGAGATCCCCCAAGAGACGCCAGCGCCAACG gccctgcagcagcatccccagcaaagcaggaggtgctgggccCTGCCCCACTTGCTCAG GTTACCACCCCCAGGGCACCCCTTCAGGCTGCCCCGCAGCTGCAG GCTGAGTCCCCAGCCCAGGGCTCGCTGCAcgagaggaggctgggggctcCCTCAGCGCAGGTCTATCAGGATGTGACGGGCTATCAGGCGACACTGCTCAGCACCCAGGCCCGTGTGGTGGAGCTGGAGAGTCAG GTCCGGATGCTGGAGCTGGAGCGGACGCAGCACAAGCTGTTGCTGGAGAGTCTCAAGCAGCGGCACCAGGAGGACCTGGATCTCCTTGAGAGAGCACACAG GAGCCAGATGAAGGTGGTGGAGGAGACTTACGGGCAGCGAGAGGAGAGGCTGCGGCGGGAGAAGGAGCAGCTGGCGGCccagctgctgtcacagagCCAGGACGCAGAGCGGGCCCGGGCAGAGCTggtggcacagcaccagcagcgtGTGGCCACGCTGGAGCAGCAGAGCGCAcgggagctggagcggctgcgaGAGCTGCAGAG GTCGTCTGTTCAGGAGATGCGCAAAGACCACGAAGAGCAGCTCCAGCGGCTGAAGCGGCTCAAAGACCAGGAGATCGATGCGGTGACCAGCGCCACTTCGCACACCAG GTCTCTGAATGGTGTCATTGAGCAGATGGAGAAGTTCTCCAGCGACCTGCATAACCTCTCGCACAAGGTGGAGGCCACGCACCACACCACCTCCCAGGAGCTGGCCATGGGGGCACGGCAGCGGGACGAGCAGCTCAGGG tGCTCCAGGACAGGctgtcacagcagcagagggacATGGAGGAGGAGCGGAGCCGACTCCAGGAGGTGATCGCCAAAATGGAGGCCAGGCTGAGCGAGCAGACTcggctgctggagcag GAGCGATGGAGGGCGACAGCAGAGCAATCCAAGGTGGAATCGCTGCAGCACTCACTGGAGGAGCAGCGGCGAGTGATGACCCAGCAGCTCTCCATGGAGcgagcagagctggagagggCGAAG AGCGCTttgctggaggagcagaagTCGGTGATGCAGAAGTGCTCAGAGGAGCGCCGGAAGCTGGCAGTGGAGTGGGCCGAATTCcacacccagcagcagctgagcaaggAGCGGATGGAGCGTGATATAGACCGAGCCCTGCAGATGGACTCCCAGAGAGAGGGCACCATCATGAGCCTGGCCAAG gagcaggcagagctgaagaTACGGGGCCGTGAGCTGAAGGCCAAGGAGGAGCAGCTGGCGAgggacagggagctgctggaCGAGGCCTGGCACGAGCTGaggctggagaaggagaaggtgaaAGGGGCCGCGCTGCGCATCCGGCAGCGGGAGGAGGAGTTCAAAAGCATAAACAAG CTCTCATCCCAGAAGTACGAGGAAGGGGAGCAAGCCCTGCGGGAGGCGTGCAGGCTGGAGTCCGAGCACCAGACCCGGCTGCAGGTCATGCAGCAGCATctggagcagctgaagcagcaggaacagcGTCTGCAC caggagcggCTGAGCATGGCTCACCAGAGGAGGCAGCTCGAGCAGCTGCGCGAGGAGCTGCCCACCAaccccacgctgctgctgcccacagaCCAGGACCTCGGTGCCCCCACCAAGGGCCTCTCCGGCATGCTGA GCTTTCCACCTCCTGCTAGGGCATTCCCCGGGCACAGGAGTGGAGGCACGGCCGGCCCCGCAGAGCTCTACgccaaactgctgctgctgaagcacagGGCCCAGCAG GACCGCGATTTCCTGGAGGACGAGCGGTTCTTCCTGGAGACCCTGACAAAAGCATCCTACAACACGTCGCCTCTGTCAGCCTGA